In the Malus domestica chromosome 16, GDT2T_hap1 genome, one interval contains:
- the LOC103403768 gene encoding mitochondrial thiamine diphosphate carrier 2 — protein sequence MEEKGQLKRTVIDTTAGLIAGGISRTVTSPLDVIKIRFQVQLEPTTSWALVRRNLSEPSKYTGMFQATRDIFREEGLRGFWRGNVPALLMVMPYTAIQFTVLHKLKTFAAGSSKTEDHIHLSPYLSYVSGALAGCAATVGSYPFDLLRTLLASQGEPKVYPNMRSALVEIVKNRGFRGLYAGLSPTLVEIIPYAGLQFGTYDTFKRWTMAWNRYRSFNINPHGREDGLSSFQLFLCGIAAGTCAKLVCHPLDVVKKRFQVEGLQRHPRYGKPVEHRAYSNMYDALRRILQMEGWAGLYKGIVPSTVKAAPAGAVTFVAYEYTSDWLESRLT from the exons ATGGAAGAGAAGGGGCAGCTCAAGCGAACCGTCATTGATACAACGGCGGGTTTAATCGCCGGCGGAATATCGCGAACGGTTACTTCGCCGCTAGATGTTATTAAAATTAGATTCCAG GTTCAACTCGAGCCCACGACGTCATGGGCTTTGGTTCGAAGAAATTTGTCTGAACCATCAAAATATACTGGGATGTTTCAAGCAACAAGGGATATCTTCAGAGAGGAAGGCTTACGG GGTTTTTGGCGTGGAAATGTCCCAGCTTTACTTATGGTTATGCCATATACTGCGATACAATTTACGGTGTTACACAAGTTGAAAACATTTGCTGCTGGTTCTTCCAAAACAG AGGATCACATTCATTTGAGCCCCTATTTGTCTTACGTCAGCGGAGCATTAGCTGGTTGTGCAGCTACTGTCGGCTCATATCCATTTGATCTTCTAAGAACCTTATTAGCTTCACAGGGCGAACCTAAG gtGTATCCAAATATGAGGTCTGCGTTGGTTGAAATAGTTAAAAATCGTGGCTTTCGAGGGTTGTATGCTGGACTGTCGCCAACACTTGTTGAGATTATACCCTATGCAGGCTTGCAATTTGGTACCTATGACACGTTTAAGCGCTGGACCATG GCGTGGAACCGGTACAGATCCTTTAATATAAACCCGCACGGTAGAGAAGATGGTCTCTCGAGCTTTCAGCTTTTCCTCTGTGGTATAGCAGCCGGGACATGTGCCAAACTTGTCTGTCATCCACTTGATGTGGTCAAGAAAAGATTCCAG GTTGAAGGACTACAGAGGCACCCAAGATATGGGAAACCAGTAGAGCACCGTGCTTATAGCAACATGTATGACGCCTTGCGAAGAATATTGCAGATGGAGGGCTGGGCTGGTCTCTATAAGGGAATAGTCCCATCAACCGTCAAAGCTGCACCTGCCGGTGCAGTGACATTTGTGGCATATGAATATACATCAGATTGGTTAGAGTCCAGATTGACTTGA
- the LOC103403864 gene encoding uncharacterized protein, translating to MGQALRRAAGRTRPSSTVETASSKPKTVVVDKRPPLVPPERAEISKAGGAIDSDGSAGTGGAAEAVENMLEERDPNYDAMLTQMVGRIKAKPGGKFEMGEANVVDKYKRPLPKLRDTKPDSGSYEERPAPPGTLNVAQLRHIILLHQGKAEDHNGRMEPDQIAEKFRVDVAEVRRILQFVALPPEDGSGKQNNNR from the exons ATGGGTCAGGCGCTGCGCCGAGCTGCTGGAAGAACGCGACCCTCTTCGACCGTCGAAACGGCGTCGTCCAAACCGAAGACCGTCGTCGTCGATAAGCGGCCTCCTCTGGTTCCCCCCGAACGGGCGGAGATCTCCAAGGCCGGCGGCGCTATTGATTCTG ATGGCAGCGCAGGAACAGGAGGAGCCGCGGAAGCAGTCGAAAATATGCTCGAAGAACGAGATCCAAATTACGACGCCATGCTCACTCAAATGGTGGGTAGAATCAAAGCAAAGCCCGGAGGCAAATTTGAGATGGGCGAG GCAAATGTGGTGGACAAGTATAAGAGGCCTCTACCTAAACTGAGGGATACGAAGCCAGATTCCGGGAGTTATGAGGAGAGGCCTGCTCCGCCGGGAACTCTGAATGTGGCACAGCTGCGCCACATTATTCTGCTGCATCAGGGCAAGGCCGAGGATCACAATGGCCGCATGGAGCCGGACCAAATTGCTGAGAAGTTCCGGGTTGATGTTGCTGAGGTTCGGAGGATCTTGCAGTTTGTAGCACTGCCTCCGGAGGATGGCAGTGGCAAACAGAACAACAATCGCTGA
- the LOC103432004 gene encoding uncharacterized protein, whose product MDSVEGNSHGDINDDEAEHSFSPEASDICGVSGDPELGPRVGDEYQAEIPCLLAVSDYIRLLKNPTDAEISGGSPCGLVMGLPIPVMWISEELDTKKYEHVGETLIDSESDNVKCKADPTDAKSDNVKTSGESENLVLKQERKAEMHQKPGGVYCPVPGSAGDNWIDMEEASFLLGLYIFERNLVLVKKFVGSKQMGDILSFYYGKFYKSDRYKRWKECKKMRSRKCIFGQRIFTGPRQHELFSRLFPNVSEECQTSLLEVSKTFGEGKILLEEYVFILKARVGLNALVKAVGIGTGKKDLTGIATETLKSNQVAPVRPEIPTGKACSTLTPLEIVNFLTGGFRLSKARSSDLFWEAVWPRLLERGWHSEQPYPGFSTGSRNSLVFLIPGIKKFSRRKLVKGSHYFDSVSDVLNKVASDPELLELEMGANKENGWTDETKLDEQDFPNQQRHCYLQPRTPNRSSTNVMKFTVVDTSLSNGKILKVRELRSLPLELDVSASRSDSEDDDEDASEDSADKYNSANSLCSQRDEIHVLKSIRLGRNGDKYFKYGTSEVEHQAFGQGSTTVTADLPKNENIGTCNDMQRRKAMKCQKSRKMVSESENHLAPVSKRRRRLAACSRTEITPSRSQFLQGPMLQQDVSGDHAELGEKTPSHVEPSGEKLSSASTSPRGASPVDSGEGNRCGNSLPVEIFQENPQRPMLIDLNMPPPLDAETDEPFTMIERQDDQTHQEPDAASHSVNPSESGATSEQQPAMNSRRQSTRNRPLSTKVLESLAYGFLDTKQKRKSRDEFPQDTSKLRPSRRARTKVSDLNTFDTSLPDFSMQETRSAIPNNNADGYSELDMVS is encoded by the exons ATGGATTCAGTTGAAGGAAATAGCCATGGGGATATCAATGACGATGAAGCTGAGCATTCATTTTCTCCAGAAGCTTCTGATATATGTGGTGTCTCTGGTGACCCTGAGCTAGGTCCTAGAGTTGGAGATGAGTACCAGGCTGAAATTCCCTGTCTACTAGCTGTTTCTGACTATATACGGCTTTTAAAGAACCCAACTGATGCAGAAATTTCTGGCGGTAGTCCCTGTGGTTTAGTAATGGGTTTGCCTATACCAGTAATGTGGATCAGCGAGGAATTGGACACCAAAAAATATGAACATGTCGGAGAGACCTTGATTGATTCAGAAAGTGACAACGTAAAGTGCAAAGCTGATCCAACGGATGCTAAGTCCGATAATGTGAAAACATCTGGCGAGTCAGAAAATCTAGTATTGAAACAAGAAAGGAAGGCTGAAATGCATCAAAAGCCTGGAGGAGTGTACTGTCCGGTTCCTGGTTCTGCAGGAGACAATTGGATTGACATGGAAGAAGCCAGTTTTCTTCTTGGTTTATATATCTTTGAGAGGAACCTCGTTCTGGTGAAGAAGTTTGTCGGAAGCAAACAAATGGGTGATATTTTGTCATTCTACTATGGGAAATTTTACAAGTCTGACAGATACAAGAGATGGAAAGAATGCAAAAAAATGAGAAGCAGAAAATGTATATTTGGGCAAAGAATTTTTACCGGGCCAAGGCAACATGAGTTGTTTTCTCGTTTGTTTCCTAACGTGTCAGAAGAATGCCAAACTTCTTTGCTTGAG GTCTCGAAGACATTTGGGGAAGGAAAAATTTTACTAGAAGAATATGTATTCATTTTAAAGGCTAGAGTTGGATTGAATGCACTGGTAAAGGCAGTGGGAATTGGTACAGGAAAGAAAGATCTCACAGGCATTGCCACAGAGACTTTAAAGTCCAATCAGGTTGCTCCCGTTCGCCCAGAAATACCAACTGGCAAAGCATGCTCCACCCTTACGCCACTAGAAATAGTCAACTTTCTAACAGGGGGCTTCCGGCTAAGCAAAGCCCGCTCGAGCGATCTCTTTTGGGAAGCTGTCTGGCCTCGTTTGCTTGAAAGAGGGTGGCACTCTGAGCAGCCTTATCCGGGTTTCTCCACTGGTTCCAGGAATTCATTGGTCTTTCTTATCCCTGGTATTAAGAAATTCTCAAGAAGGAAACTGGTGAAGGGATCCCACTACTTTGATTCGGTAAGTGACGTCCTGAATAAAGTTGCTTCAGACCCTGAGCTTCTTGAGCTTGAAATGGGAGCAAATAAAGAAAATGGGTGGACAGATGAAACAAAGCTGGATGAACAAGACTTCCCAAATCAGCAACGTCACTGTTATCTGCAGCCTCGTACTCCAAATCGTAGTAGTACAAATGTCATGAAGTTTACGGTTGTGGATACTAGTCTGTCtaatgggaaaatattaaagGTGAGGGAACTGAGAAGCTTACCGCTTGAATTGGATGTCTCCGCCTCCAGAAGTGATTCTGAAGATGACGATGAGGATGCTTCTGAGGATTCAGCAGATAAATATAATTCTGCTAATTCCTTGTGTTCACAGAGGGATGAGATCCACGTTTTGAAGTCCATCCGTTTGGGTAGAAATGGtgacaaatattttaaatatggTACTTCAGAGGTGgaacatcaagcttttggtcaAGGTTCGACTACTGTGACTGCAGATCTCCCCAAGAATGAGAACATTGGTACATGCAACGACATGCAGCGCCGGAAAGCTATGAAGTGCCAAAAAAGCCGGAAAATGGTTTCTGAAAGTGAAAATCATCTTGCCCCTGTTTCAAAAAGACGTCGACGGTTAGCTGCTTGTAGTCGCACAGAGATCACCCCCAGCAGGAGCCAGTTCTTGCAAGGTCCCATGTTACAACAAGATGTGTCTGGAGACCATGCGGAACTTGGTGAGAAAACTCCTTCTCACGTGGAACCATCTGGAGAGAAGTTATCATCCGCCAGTACTTCGCCTAGAGGAGCCAGCCCAGTTGATAGTGGTGAAGGCAATCGTTGTGGCAACAGTTTGCCTGTGGAAATATTCCAAGAGAATCCTCAGCGCCCTATGTTGATTGACTTGAACATGCCCCCGCCTCTAGATGCTGAAACTGATGAACCTTTCACAATGATAGAAAGACAAGATGATCAAACACACCAGGAACCAGATGCTGCTTCCCATTCAGTGAATCCCTCTGAAAGTGGGGCAACTTCTGAACAGCAGCCTGCAATGAACTCTCGGAGACAGAGCACAAGAAACCGACCACTGAGCACTAAGGTACTGGAATCTTTAGCTTATGGATTTTTAGACACAAAACAGAAGCGGAAGAGTAGGGACGAATTTCCCCAAGACACCTCCAAATTAAGGCCATCCAGGCGTGCTCGTACTAAGGTGAGCGATCTCAACACTTTTGATACTAGTCTCCCGGATTTCAGTATGCAGGAAACCAGGAGTGCTATCCCCAATAACAACGCTGACGGGTACAGTGAACTTGATATGGTCTCGTAA